ATATTTTAGCAATTTCTACTCTTTGTTTTTGTCCACCTGATAAATCTGCTATTTTATAAAAAGCTTTATCAAGCAAATTTAAACTTTCTAATATTGATAAAATTTGAATTTTTCTCGAATTGGAAGTTATGTTAAAAAATTCAAAAAAGCTATTTTTAAAAACATTATTAGCTTTTACTATGTTTGTAAAAACGGTTTCATTTTCGTTTAGAATAGGTTTTTGAGTTAAATAACCTATTTTTTGTGTTATTTTTTTTCATTCTTTTTTATTTAAAGAATAAATATTTTTTTCGAATAAAAATATTTGTCCTTTTAATAATTTATTTGTTTTTATTAAAGAATTAAATAATGTAGTTTTACCTACACCACTTTTACCAACAATAGCAATCATTTCTCCTTCAAAGATTTGATAGTTAAGATTTTCTAATATTTTTTCATTTTTAAAACCAATAGTTAAATTATTAAAAGAAACAATATTTTTCATAATTATTGAGCCTCTTTTTGCATTTCTACATATTTTTTAAAAAGATCAAAGTCTATTTTATCTATTTTATTATACCCTGTATAAATACCAAATGTATTATCTTCTTGAGATAAATTGCTTAATGTTTCGATGATTAGTTCTTTTTGAATGCTATTAAGATTTTTTCTGCCTAATAAAACATCATAAGGTGCTGGATTAGAAAATATTAAATTTCTAACTACCGCATTATTTTTACTATTATAATCATCAGAAAGATCTTTATTATAGCCAGTTGGTTGATATCTACCTTCTCTTGCTCTTGTTCAATTAAAAACACCTTCATTATCAAAAGCTATATGATAAGTAAAATTATTACTATCAGTTTTACCTAATTGGTCTCTAGGTCTTGAACCTACAAGAACTAAATTATTATTTGGTGATTTAAAAAATTTTTCTATTTCTTCTAAACTTAAATTAAAATGTTTTGATAATAATTTTATTGGATATTTAAATCCTGTTCCACTATCGAAACTTCTTACTACAAAACCAAATGATTTAAATTTATCTCAATCTTTATTATCTCAAGCTTCAATTATTTTATTTCTTTGTTGCAAATTACCTGCTATAAGAATTGAACTTCTATGTACAGAAGTAAATTGATTATAATCATAAAAAATACTATAAACCGAACCATTAAAATTTAATTCTTTGTCTTTTGATACTCAAGAAGGAAATTCACCATAATTTTTAAATTGTTCGATATTTTGTTGTTCCGCTAAAATTCTTAAATTATCTGTCATTGATCCATCTTTATAAGAAGATAACTCATTTAAATTAGATCAAATAAATTTGTTAGCTAAAGTTTGACCAACTATTTGAAAATCGTAATTAATATTTGAATTAGTATCTAAAGAATCAACAAATCGAGTGTATGACAAAAAACCTAAATCAACAGTATTTTTATTTGATATTAAATCTTGAAAAATAGCTTCTTTTTCTTCATTTAATTCTATTTTAAATCTAACATCTGGTAAATCTTTAACTAGTGAATTTTGATTTTTTAAATAATTAAACTTATCGGTAATTTTATTTAAAAAATTTGTTTCTAAATCAGTTGACAAAAAACCATTATTAATTTGTGGAACAACAATTGTTATTTCATTATCTCAATTATCTAAATTTTTGTTAAGAACATTTTTTGGTTGATTAAAATTAATACAACTTACTGCAAAAAAAGGGATAAAACTTAAACTTCATCCCAAAATATTTAATAATTTATTTTTTTTCATTTTTTCCTTTCACAGGGGAAAATAAAAAAATCTAAGCCACGCAAGCATTACCTTGATCTGCTTATAGGTATAATCTCAGCCATAAAAATTTATAGCACCCCTGATACATTAATTATAAAGTTTTTAATTATTAAATTTAATATTTAATAAATAATCTATTCCTTTTGATGTTAACGTTCTTCCTCTAGGAGTTTTTTTGATTAATTTATTTTGTATTAATAAAGGTTCAATTTCGTAAATTAAGTTTTCTTTTTGAAAATTTAACATCGAAGCAATAGTATCAATCGAAACATATTGAGTATCAAAAGTATTTTTTAATAAAAATAAATAATCTATATGATCTTTATTTAAACCATAAGGATATAAATCTAATAATTTAAAAGCATTATTAGCTATTTCTTTACTTATTCTTTCTTCTTTTAAATTAATAGCTAAATCTCAAACTCTTTTAATTAAATGCAAAGCTACTCTCGGCGTGTTTCTTGAATATGAAGCAATTAATTTTAAACAATTTTGATCAATTTTAATGTCAAAATTAGATTTAAAATTTCTTAAAATATTTATCAGATCTTCTTCATTATAAAAATTAAGTTTTGCTTTTAAACCAAAACGATCTTTAAGCGGTTGACTCAATAAATTTGGTTTAGTTGTTGCTGCTATTAATGTAAAAGGTTTTAATTTCATTCTCATTACCTTTGTATTACCTTCAGGTCCTATTATAATATCTATATTAAAATCTTCCATGGCACTGTAAATTAATTCTTCAACATTTTTATTTATACTGTGAATTTCATCTATAAAAACAATATCTTTTTCATTCAAAGAACTAAAAACAGATAAAATATCTGCTTTCTTTTCAAGCATTGAACCTTGTAAATAATGAATTTTAGTATTTAATTCATTCGCTATTATTGTAGCTAATGTGGTTTTTCCTGTTCCAGGAGGTCCATAAAATAAAATATGATCTAAAATTTCTTTACGATAAGTAGAAGCGTGAATCATTGTTTTTAATAAAAAAACTAATTTATTTTGACCGATAAAATTATCAAAATTAGTTGGTCGATATATTGTTTGATTGTTTGTCATAAGATTTAGAAATAATATTAATAGCTTCCTCAATCATTAATTCAATATCTGTATCAGTTTTTAATTCTGTAATAGCATTATCAATTTGTTTAGTTTTAAAACCTAACATTTTTAAAGTATTTTTTACTTCTTCTAAATTATCATTTACTTTAATTTTATTTTTTATTTCTTCATTATTTATATTTAATAATTTCATTCATTTACCTTGTAGTTCATTAAATATATTTTTTATCATTTTAATATTTATATAAGGTATTTTTAATAATTCTTCTTGTTTAGAAGCTAAAATTAGATTTGCACATTTTTCTCATCCAATATTTAAAAGATTAAAAGCAGCTCTTGGACCAATTCCATTTATATTTATAAGATCCAAAAATAATAATCTTTCCTTAAAATCTTTAAATGCATAAGTTTGTTTATGATATTCTGTATTGATTTCACAAATAAATAATTTTAGTTTTGATTTTATTTCAAATCTTTTTTCATCTGGGACAATTACTGAATATCCTGTACCATAACTTTCAAAAATTAAATTATTTTGATTTTTATAAATAATTTCACCTATTCGATATAAAATCATTTTTCCTCCTAAAACATTATTAATAAAATAAAAAAATAAAGAGAAAAAAAGAACAAAAGATAAAAAATGATTTTAAAAAATAAAAAAACTTGCTATAGCAAGTTATAGAGTTTACACAAATGGTGCGCAAGGAGGGACTTGAACCCTCACGCCGAAGCACTAGAGCCTAAATCTAGCGTGTCTGCCAATTTCACCACTCGCGCATATAATGCTTTAAAAGGAATCGAACCTTTTTAAACACCAAGTAAGCATATGGTGCCGCCTATAGGACTCGAACCTACGACCTACTGATTACAAGTCAGTTGCTCTACCAACTGAGCTAAGGCGGCATTCGTTAATATTATACAATAATAAAAAAATAAGATAAAAAAATAACCAGATATTTATCTAGTTATTTTTTTAAATTATAAAATGATTTAACGCCTTTAAAAATAGCGCTATTACCTAATTCTTCTTCAATTTGTAATAATCTATTATACTTAGCAATTCTATCACTTCTTGAAAGAGAACCAGTTTTAATTTGTGCAGTATTTAAAGCAACAGCTAAATCAGCTATAGTACCTGCGTTTCCCACTTAGTAGACTAAAAAACAAATATCGTTTACGTTAACGGTATTTGTTTTTCGTAATTTTTAAATATTTAACATTTTTTTAATGATTTCATAATTAGATCAATGTTCATCTATACTTGCATTTTTATTTTAATGCTTTTTATTAAAGTTTCTTCTGAATAATGTTCTAAAACTTTAACATTCTGAATTATTTTAACAATTTTATTTATTGTAAATTTATTTTTATCTTCTAAACCTGTTGAATAATTTATTTGGTAAACTAAAAATTTCAAAAGTACTAAAGCTAAAAAACATAAACAAATATAACCTTCAATATGTTTTCAAGTTTGTAAATAAATCGGTCTTAATTCAAGTGTACCTTTTAATGTTCTAAAATTTTCTTCTATTTGTCATTGTCTTGTATAAAGATTAATCACATCTTTTTCACTTAAATCTAATCTATTAGTTTCGTAAACGTAATAACCGTCAAATTGTTGGTCTTTTTCTATTTTTTCATGGTCTAATAAGTAGTAACCATTTTTATTGCTTGCTTTATAAAATCTACATTTTTTTGAACTAACTAAATCTGTGTAATTAACTACACCATTTGTAGCTTTTTTATAGAAATTATCAATGAGAATTTTACGATCTTCAAAATCTTTTTTGGCTCTTTTATCACTATAAGTGATAATTTGTTTTCTAGTATGTCCGTTAAATCTAGTTTTTTTAAAGAGTGAATCAACTTCACGCGTTTTATAACGTAAGCCTTCACTATTTGTTTGATAATTATCTTGATTTAAGACAAAGTTTTTAAATTCCTTTGTAGCTGATTTTAAACGATAGGAAATAATGTAATAAAAATTTTTATCTTCTAGAAAGCGAATATTTGCATTAGTTCACATGCCTCTATCAGCTACAATTGTAACTTTTTTAATATTATAAATTTTGGCTAATTTCACTATAAAAGGTATAAAAGAAGATGAATCAGTTGTATTGCCCGGAAATACTTTATAATAAAGCGGAATACCGTTAATATCAGTTGCCATACCTATAACTATTTGATCTTCTTTGAATTTACCATCTTTAGAATAACCAGGCATTTTCATACCATTTCTAGCAAAAGTTTCAAAATATGTAGTCGTTGAATCAAATCAAATAACTTCAACATTTCTTTTAAAATCATTCATTAATTTAGCATTAATATTTTTTAATATTTCGTTTCTATTATCAGATATATATTCTAAAGCACGATAAAAAGAGTTTTTACTGAAAGTTTTTAAATTATGCTCTTTCATTTCATTGTATGTTCCCAAAATACTTTTAGGATCTTTAATTCTTTGGAAAATCATTTGTTTTACTGTTGTTGTAAGACTTACAGATTTTGTGACTTTGCAATCATTGAAAATATCAAAATAATCAATCAATTTCTCTATTATTTCATAGCCTTTATATTTTTCAATAAATTCATTTTTTACTTGAGAAGAGTTTTTTAATTTTTTATTAATTTCATCAATAATTTCTTCTTTTGTAGCTGTTATAGAAAATTTACTTACTATATCTTTTATTATTTCCAATGCATTTTCATTATACTCTTGATATTTTTCAAGAAATCCAATGCTAAATCTGGCTCCATAAGAATTTGTACCATGATTATGATAACCAATTTGTAAATAAGTTCCATTAGGTCTTTTAGATTTACCAACAATTCATTTACGATCTAATATATTTTTATTTTTCATATTTTAATTATATCATAAAATAGACTAATAGACTATAAAATATTTATATATTTAATAATAAATATATAAATAAATTAATAAAAAAGCCCAAATAGGACTTAAGTGGGAAACACGGGAAAATAAGATAAAAAAATAACCAGATATTTATCTAGTTATTTTTTTAAATTATAAAATGATTTAACGCCTTTAAAAATAGCGCTATTACCTAATTCTTCTTCAATTTGTAATAATCTATTATACTTAGCAATTCTATCACTTCTTGAAAGAGAACCAGTTTTAATTTGTGCAGTATTTAAAGCAACAGCTAAATCAGCTATAGTAGAATCTTCAGTTTCACCTGAACGATGTGAAACAACAGCTGTTAAATTATTATTTTGTGCCAATTGAATAGCATCCATAGTTTCAGTCAATGTTCCTATTTGATTTAATTTTATTAGAATTGAATTCATTGCTTTTTGTTCAATTGCTTTTGCTAATAATTTAGGATTAGTAACAGTTAAATCATCACCAACAATTTGTACTTTATGACCAAATTCTAAAGTGAAATTTTCAAATCCTTTTCAATCATTTTCTGCAAATCCATCTTCAATTGAAATTATTGGATATTTGTTAATTAAATCTTTGTAATAATTCAATAATTCTTCGCTTGTAAAGTCTAATTTAATATTGTTTAGATGTTCAAAACCACTTCTTTGCTCTTTAATAGCTTCTTTAAGTTTTTTAAATGAATATAATTTAGTATTTTCATCATAAATTTCACTTGAAGCAGCATCTATTGCTATAGCAATAGCTTTTTCTCCGTTTGTTGCAGGAATAAAACCAGCTTTTTCTATAGCTTGAACTAAATAATCTAAAACTTCTTCATGACTTTTAGCGTTTGGTGCAAATCCGCCTTCATCACCAACTTGAGTACCATGACCATTAACTTTTAAGATTTTAGCTAAATTATGAAAGACATGATTAGCCATTTGTAGAGCTTCTCTAAATGATTTTGCCCCTACTGGCATAATCATAAATTCTTGAAAATCAACTGTATTTGAAGCATGTGCTCCACCATTTAAAACATTTAACATAGGCAATGGTAAAACTGAAGCATTAGTTCCACCTAAATATCTATAAAGCGGTAATCCTAATTCATTTGCTGAAGCATGTGCATTTGCTAAAGAAATACCTAATAAAGCATTTGCGCCATATTTATCTTTATTTGCTGTACCATCTAATTTAATTAATAATTGATCTAATTCTCTTTGATTAAGAGATTCAAAACCAATTAATTGTGGTGCTAAATGTAAATTAATATTATCTACAGCTGTCATAACACCTTTGCCAGCAAATCAATTATTTTCGTATTTAGTTCCTTTATCTCTTAATTCTAAAGCTTCTTTAGAACCAGTTGAAGCTCCAGAAGGTACATTAGCAATACCATAACCACCATTTTCAGTTCATAATTCAACTTGAACTGTTGGATTACCTCTTGAATCTAAAATTTCTCTTGCAATTATTTGTTTAATAGCAGACATTATATTCTCCTTTAGTAAAAACCTATATGATTATATAACTTTTATTTATTATTATTTTATTAATTTAATTATTTATATAATTAACTTAAATTATGTTTTTAAAATATGTTAAAATAAAAATGCACATTTAATTTAATGTGCAATCGTTAAACTTTATATAAAAAATTTTTTATTTGGTACAAATTTTAAATTAAAACATATTTTTATAACTTTTAGAATAATCAATAATCTAAGCTAGGAAATGTTATTTCCTAGCTTTTTAAAATTATTTTCATTAATAAGTTTATAATTAAAATTATGAAATCAAATATTCAAGCTTATTTTGTTGATTTAGATGGAACATTTTTAGATCAATACGATGATACTAATTATCCTGTTTCACAAACAAATTTACAAATGGCAAAAAAAATTAATCAAACTAAAAATTTTATTATTTCGACCGGTAGATCAAATAGTTCTTTTGTTGTCGATTTAGCTAAAAGAATTAACTCAAAATATCTTATTTGTCAAAACGGCGCAATAATATTAGATGTTAAAAAAAATAAAATTTTAAGAAATAATTTAATAGATAATGAAACTGCTCATAAAATTAAAAATTTTATGCAAATAAATAATTTACATTACACTATAAATGGCGATCCTATTATATACACTAATAATCCAGATAAAATTACTTTAGATCGCCCTTGGGCGAAAGATTTTAAAAAATTACCTTATGAAAAAGCAAATCTTAATCAAGAAATTAATCGTTTGTTAGCCTTTGGTTTAAATACTATAGAAGAAACTAATAAATTGTCTGAGCAAATAATGCAAATGTTCCCAAACTTACGTACACACAAAGTATCAAAAGGTCTGTCTTTGGAAATTACAAATGCTTTATCAACTAAGGGAATAGGAGATGAATTTGTAGCTAAATTATTAAATGTTAATTTAGAAAATGTTTGACATATAGGTGATTCAGGTAATGATATTAGTGTAAAAGAACAAAATATTAAATTAGCTGTTATGCAAAATGCTATTGATTCTATTAAAAAAGAAGCAGATTTAATTACTTTTGATTATCAAAATGCAGGCGTTGCTAAAACGATTGAATTATTAGAAAAATTTAATCAAAAAGGAGATAAAAATGCTAAATATGTTAGGTAATATTGCTGATCTTATAATATTTATTGTTTTTTGAAGTGCATGAATAATGTTAACCATTTTAACTTTTTTTGCTTACAAACAATATTTGAAATTAATTAAGGTATTTAATGAAGAAAAAATATTTTATGATAAAGAAATAAAAACAATGATAACTAAAGATGTAAAAATTTTTTTAATTAGATTAACTTTACCATTATTAATTATGTCAATAATGTTATTTTTTAGAAAAATAAATTTTAATTATGAAGATGCTATTTTTAATATTAATAATGATATTTATGCACAATTAACTATTGTTTATATTGTTTTAGTTTTTTTAAGTTATTTATTATGAGTAATATTATTTTTAAATAAAAGAAATAAATTTAAAATAATTGAAAGAAAAAAAATTCAAGAAGAACAAGA
Above is a window of Mycoplasma sp. 1018B DNA encoding:
- a CDS encoding ATP-binding cassette domain-containing protein produces the protein MKNIVSFNNLTIGFKNEKILENLNYQIFEGEMIAIVGKSGVGKTTLFNSLIKTNKLLKGQIFLFEKNIYSLNKKEWKKITQKIGYLTQKPILNENETVFTNIVKANNVFKNSFFEFFNITSNSRKIQILSILESLNLLDKAFYKIADLSGGQKQRVEIAKILLNKNSLILADEPTSSLDYISAREVMNLLKKINKEYKITIIVNLHDLSLVNNFYFDKVLILNSKNIIHSLKKDQINEESIKKCLIS
- the cypl gene encoding ABC transporter thiamine pyrophosphate-binding lipoprotein p37/Cypl produces the protein MKKNKLLNILGWSLSFIPFFAVSCINFNQPKNVLNKNLDNWDNEITIVVPQINNGFLSTDLETNFLNKITDKFNYLKNQNSLVKDLPDVRFKIELNEEKEAIFQDLISNKNTVDLGFLSYTRFVDSLDTNSNINYDFQIVGQTLANKFIWSNLNELSSYKDGSMTDNLRILAEQQNIEQFKNYGEFPSWVSKDKELNFNGSVYSIFYDYNQFTSVHRSSILIAGNLQQRNKIIEAWDNKDWDKFKSFGFVVRSFDSGTGFKYPIKLLSKHFNLSLEEIEKFFKSPNNNLVLVGSRPRDQLGKTDSNNFTYHIAFDNEGVFNWTRAREGRYQPTGYNKDLSDDYNSKNNAVVRNLIFSNPAPYDVLLGRKNLNSIQKELIIETLSNLSQEDNTFGIYTGYNKIDKIDFDLFKKYVEMQKEAQ
- the ruvB gene encoding Holliday junction branch migration DNA helicase RuvB, translating into MTNNQTIYRPTNFDNFIGQNKLVFLLKTMIHASTYRKEILDHILFYGPPGTGKTTLATIIANELNTKIHYLQGSMLEKKADILSVFSSLNEKDIVFIDEIHSINKNVEELIYSAMEDFNIDIIIGPEGNTKVMRMKLKPFTLIAATTKPNLLSQPLKDRFGLKAKLNFYNEEDLINILRNFKSNFDIKIDQNCLKLIASYSRNTPRVALHLIKRVWDLAINLKEERISKEIANNAFKLLDLYPYGLNKDHIDYLFLLKNTFDTQYVSIDTIASMLNFQKENLIYEIEPLLIQNKLIKKTPRGRTLTSKGIDYLLNIKFNN
- the ruvA gene encoding Holliday junction branch migration protein RuvA, giving the protein MILYRIGEIIYKNQNNLIFESYGTGYSVIVPDEKRFEIKSKLKLFICEINTEYHKQTYAFKDFKERLLFLDLININGIGPRAAFNLLNIGWEKCANLILASKQEELLKIPYINIKMIKNIFNELQGKWMKLLNINNEEIKNKIKVNDNLEEVKNTLKMLGFKTKQIDNAITELKTDTDIELMIEEAINIISKSYDKQSNNISTN
- the eno gene encoding phosphopyruvate hydratase — translated: MSAIKQIIAREILDSRGNPTVQVELWTENGGYGIANVPSGASTGSKEALELRDKGTKYENNWFAGKGVMTAVDNINLHLAPQLIGFESLNQRELDQLLIKLDGTANKDKYGANALLGISLANAHASANELGLPLYRYLGGTNASVLPLPMLNVLNGGAHASNTVDFQEFMIMPVGAKSFREALQMANHVFHNLAKILKVNGHGTQVGDEGGFAPNAKSHEEVLDYLVQAIEKAGFIPATNGEKAIAIAIDAASSEIYDENTKLYSFKKLKEAIKEQRSGFEHLNNIKLDFTSEELLNYYKDLINKYPIISIEDGFAENDWKGFENFTLEFGHKVQIVGDDLTVTNPKLLAKAIEQKAMNSILIKLNQIGTLTETMDAIQLAQNNNLTAVVSHRSGETEDSTIADLAVALNTAQIKTGSLSRSDRIAKYNRLLQIEEELGNSAIFKGVKSFYNLKK
- a CDS encoding HAD family hydrolase, which codes for MKSNIQAYFVDLDGTFLDQYDDTNYPVSQTNLQMAKKINQTKNFIISTGRSNSSFVVDLAKRINSKYLICQNGAIILDVKKNKILRNNLIDNETAHKIKNFMQINNLHYTINGDPIIYTNNPDKITLDRPWAKDFKKLPYEKANLNQEINRLLAFGLNTIEETNKLSEQIMQMFPNLRTHKVSKGLSLEITNALSTKGIGDEFVAKLLNVNLENVWHIGDSGNDISVKEQNIKLAVMQNAIDSIKKEADLITFDYQNAGVAKTIELLEKFNQKGDKNAKYVR